GCAAGTGTTGTAAGTGCCGTTGATAGCCTGTGGACAATAGTTCTGAATACCGAAATCTGATAGGTGATGGTCTGTAGTTTAATTTCCATCGTTCAGAGCATAAAGTTAATCACTTAGAAAGCCAATCTCTTTGATAAGAAACATACGAAGTTTTCATTAGGTGATGAGCGATAAACTTCGTATGTTTTAGAGGGGCGATAATTAAAGTATGTGCCTATTGTGTTTGCCTTCGGCAAATTCTTCAATCATCTTCGTATTAAATGCAGGAATATCTTTTGGCGATCGACTGGTTACTAGTCCTTTGTCTACAACTACTTCGCTGTCTTCCCAGTTTACGCCTGCATTAATTAAGTCTGTCTTTATAGAAGGATAAGAGGTCATATTTTTACCTTTCAGTTCTCCGGTTTCTATTAATAATTGCGGGCCATGGCAAATCGCCGCAACAGGTTTTCCGCTTTCCATAAATGCCTTTGCAAAGTTTACACAATCTTCGTTTTTCCGCATAGTATCGGGATTCATTACACCGCCTGGAATAAACAGACCATCATAATCTTCGGGATTGGTATCAGTTAATAATTTATCTACTTTCACTTCAATGCCCCAATGGTCTTTATCCCATGCTTTAATGGTATCCTTTTGTGGAGATATAACATGTACAGTCGCTCCAGCTTCCTGTAAAGCATTTTTTGGTTCTATTAATTCCGATTGCTCAAAGCCATTCTCGCTTAAAATTGCAATCTTTTTATTGCTTAATGCTGCCATCTTATTAGTTTTTTATAGGTGAAATTATAGGGGATAATCCTGCAAAGACCAAACCAAAATAATAGGGATGGCGTTTTAAAGTAGGGGGCAAGGGACTAAAGTTGTTGCTTATGGTTTCGTGATTTTCTGTCCGTAGAGTTAAGCCTAGCGTCTCTACGGATATTCAAATAAACGGGAGTTTTGAACTTCTTTATCTTATTTGGATTTCTGAATTACTTTATACCGGTACAGCGCACTTTGTGCGTAACGAGTCGAAGACTGTTAGCCATTACTCGTTGTTCGTTCATCGTTATTCGATAAACGAACAACGAAACTCGACAGACGGAAACCAAACTTCGGTCGTCGGTCTCCCAACTTACTGTCATTCCATATACATATCAATAATAACATTCCATTTACCAGTAGCTTCTTCTATTTGCCAG
This genomic interval from Pseudopedobacter saltans DSM 12145 contains the following:
- a CDS encoding type 1 glutamine amidotransferase domain-containing protein, whose protein sequence is MAALSNKKIAILSENGFEQSELIEPKNALQEAGATVHVISPQKDTIKAWDKDHWGIEVKVDKLLTDTNPEDYDGLFIPGGVMNPDTMRKNEDCVNFAKAFMESGKPVAAICHGPQLLIETGELKGKNMTSYPSIKTDLINAGVNWEDSEVVVDKGLVTSRSPKDIPAFNTKMIEEFAEGKHNRHIL